In Balearica regulorum gibbericeps isolate bBalReg1 chromosome 2, bBalReg1.pri, whole genome shotgun sequence, one DNA window encodes the following:
- the PPP1R3G gene encoding protein phosphatase 1 regulatory subunit 3G — protein MASPARPRQELAAEERRLRGAAPTVPRDAKREAAGERLLLLELRRCGRPPAPGPGERREEGEEEEAEEEEEAAAGEDCCSKCKKRVQFADSLGLSLASVKHFSDAEEPQVPPAALSRLQSPPAEERDAPPPGEEPPPPALRLVPDFPDGGEPSAERLRRQRVCLERLGRPPAPTDVRGTVQVLGCPGPKEVAVRYTFNEWLSFVDVPAAPMPPAPAAAGDPPAERYSFVLCVPPSLREGSALHFAIRYRSPQGEYWDNNGGRNYTLRCCGSPGGGTAPPPPAAAPGSPPPPAAPRY, from the coding sequence ATGGCGAGCCCCGCACGCCCGCGGCAGGAGCTGGCGGCCGAGGAGCGGCGGCTCCGCGGCGCGGCCCCGACGGTGCCCCGCGACGCCaagcgggaggcggcgggggagcggctgctgctgctggagctgcgCCGCTGCGGGCGGCcgccggcccccggccccggcgagcggcgggaggagggggaggaggaggaagcggaggaggaggaggaagcggcGGCGGGCGAAGACTGTTGCAGCAAGTGCAAGAAGCGGGTGCAGTTCGCCGACTCGCTGGGGCTGAGCCTCGCCAGCGTCAAGCACTTCAGCGACGCCGAGGAGCCGCAAGTGCCGCCCGCCGCGCTGTCCCGCCTGCAGAGCCCGCCCGCCGAGGAGCGGGACGCGCCGCCGCCCGGCGAGGAacccccgccgcccgccctgcGCCTGGTGCCCGACTTCCCCGACGGCGGGGAGCCCAGCGCCGAGCGGCTGCGGCGGCAACGCGTCTGCCTGGAGCGGCTGGGACGGCCCCCGGCGCCCACCGACGTGCGGGGCACGGTGCAAGTGCTGGGCTGCCCCGGCCCCAAGGAGGTGGCGGTGCGCTACACCTTCAACGAGTGGCTCTCCTTCGTGGACGTCCCGGCCGCCCCCatgcccccggccccggcggccgCCGGCGACCCGCCGGCCGAGCGCTACAGCTTCGTCCTGTGCGTCCCGCCGAGCCTGCGGGAGGGCTCGGCCCTCCACTTCGCCATCCGCTACCGCAGCCCGCAGGGCGAGTACTGGGACAACAACGGCGGCCGCAACTACACGCTGCGGTGCTGCGGCTCCCCCGGGGGCGGCACCGCGCCGccaccccccgccgccgcccccggcagcccgccgccccccgccgccccccgctaCTGA